In Carettochelys insculpta isolate YL-2023 chromosome 21, ASM3395843v1, whole genome shotgun sequence, a single genomic region encodes these proteins:
- the MIGA2 gene encoding mitoguardin 2 isoform X1 — translation MAFQRTEGMSIIQALAMTVAEIPVFLYTTFGQSVFSQLRLSPGLRKVLFATALGSVALALAAHQLKRRRRRKRQITPEKCGIKPGGVPAPALPAKKVPSVKKGCSSRRVQSPSSKSNDTLSGISSIEPSKHSSSSHSLASIVAVNSSSPTPASAGPWETRTMDDPGAAGDSSAENLYIQGMELFEEALQKWEQALIVRQRNNTSTPVSWDNTKHEETISEEMPECLLMFKQESQKKEFAEKLESLLHRAYHLQEEFGSTLPSDSMLLDLERTFMLPLTEESLRLRTDDEDSLTSEDSFFSAAEIFDSLQIGQMPFQLSKPAALYEEALQLVKDGRVSCRTLRTELLGCYHDQDFLAKLHCVRQAFQALLQDESNQLFFGEVGKQMVTGLMTKAEKNPKGFLETYEEMLHYALKQDTWPTTQRELEGRGVVCMNFFDIVLDFILMDAFEDLENPPSSVLAVLRNRWLSDSFKETALATACWSVLKAKRRLLMVPDGFISHFYSVSEHVSPVLAFGFLGPKEQLSEVCGFFKHQIVHYLKDMFDLDNVRYTTVQLLAEDILQLSQRRSEILLGYLRSETTPEMNGTLMRENGRLEEVN, via the exons ATGGCCTTTCAGAGAACAGAGGGAATGTCCATCATCCAAGCATTGGCAATGACAGTGGCAGAGATCCCGGTGTTCCTTTACACAACATTTGGGCag TCTGTCTTCTCTCAGCTGCGGCTCTCCCCAGGCCTGAGGAAGGTGCTGTTTGCTACGGCTCTTGGTTCAGTTGCCTTAGCTCTTGCCGCACACCAGCTGAAGCGGCGTCGACGTCGAAAGAGACAGATCACCCCAGAAAAGTGTGGCATTAAGCCTGGAGGAGTCCCTGCCCCCGCTTTACCAGCTAAGAAGGTCCCTTCTGTGAAAAAAG GATGCTCCAGCAGAAGGGTACAAAGTCCTAGCAGCAAGAGCAATGACACACTCAGCGGGATTTCCTCCATTGAGCCCAGTAAACATTccagctcctcccacagcctAGCCTCG ATAGTGGCTGTGAATTCTTCCAGCCCAACACCAGCATCTGCGGGACCCTGGGAGACGAGAACAATGGACgatcctggagcagctggtgacTCTAGTGCTGAAAATCTCTATAttcaag GGATGGAGCTATTTGAGGAAGCCCTGCAGAAATGGGAACAGGCATTGATTGTGAGGCAGAGAAACAACACAAGCACTCCAGTCTCCTGGGACAACACAAAACATGAAGAAACAATATCTGAGGAGATGCCTGAG TGTTTGCTTATGTTTAAGCAGGAGTCCCAGAAAAAGGAGTTTGCAGAGAagcttgaatctctcctgcaccGAGCATATCACCTTCAGGAAGAATTTGGGTCAACGCTCCCTTCGGATAGCATGCTGCTAGACCTGG AGAGAACTTTCATGCTTCCTCTGACAGAGGAGTCACTGAGACTTCGGACAGATGACGAAGACAGTCTGACTTCTGAGGACTCCTTTTTCTCTGCTGCAGAG ATCTTTGACTCCCTTCAGATTGGGCAGATGCCTTTTCAGCTCTCCAAACCAGCTGCTCTATACGAAGAAGCTCTGCAGTTGGTGAAAGATGGGAGAGTTTCATGCAGAACACTAAG GACAGAGCTTCTAGGCTGCTACCATGATCAGGATTTCCTGGCAAAGCTGCACTGTGTCAGGCAGGCCTTCCAG GCCCTCCTGCAGGATGAGAGCAACCAGTTATTTTTTGGGGAGGTTGGAAAGCAGATGGTGACTGGACTAATGACAAAGGCTGAGAAG AACcccaaaggttttctggaaacctatgaggagatgctacATTACGCACTGAAGCAAGATACCTGGCCAACCACTCAGCGGGAACTAGAAGGACGAGGG GTGGTGTGCATGAATTTCTTTGATATTGTGCTGGACTTCATTCTCATGGATGCTTTTGAGGACCTAGAGAACCCTCCCTCTTCTGTGCTAGCTGTCTTGCGCAACCGCTGGCTCTCTGACAGCTTTAAGGAGACG gcCCTAGCAACTGCCTGTTGGTCAGTTCTGAAAGCAAAGAGGAGGCTTCTAATG GTACCAGATGGCTTTATTTCTCATTTCTACTCCGTATCGGAGCATGTCAGTCCTGTTCTAGCCTTTGGTTTTCTGGGGCCTAAAGAACAGCTATCTGAGGTCTGTGGTTTCTTCAAG CATCAGATAGTGCACTATTTGAAGGACATGTTTGACCTGGACAATGTGAGATACACAACAGTGCAGTTATTGGCTGAAGACATTCTGCAGCTGTCACAGCGACGCAGTGAGATCCTCCTGGGATATTTGCGTAGTGAGACGACTCCAGAGATGAATGGGACACTGATGAGAGAAAATGGACGTCTGGAGGAGGTCAACTAA
- the MIGA2 gene encoding mitoguardin 2 isoform X2: MAFQRTEGMSIIQALAMTVAEIPVFLYTTFGQSVFSQLRLSPGLRKVLFATALGSVALALAAHQLKRRRRRKRQITPEKCGIKPGGVPAPALPAKKVPSVKKGCSSRRVQSPSSKSNDTLSGISSIEPSKHSSSSHSLASIVAVNSSSPTPASAGPWETRTMDDPGAAGDSSAENLYIQGMELFEEALQKWEQALIVRQRNNTSTPVSWDNTKHEETISEEMPEQESQKKEFAEKLESLLHRAYHLQEEFGSTLPSDSMLLDLERTFMLPLTEESLRLRTDDEDSLTSEDSFFSAAEIFDSLQIGQMPFQLSKPAALYEEALQLVKDGRVSCRTLRTELLGCYHDQDFLAKLHCVRQAFQALLQDESNQLFFGEVGKQMVTGLMTKAEKNPKGFLETYEEMLHYALKQDTWPTTQRELEGRGVVCMNFFDIVLDFILMDAFEDLENPPSSVLAVLRNRWLSDSFKETALATACWSVLKAKRRLLMVPDGFISHFYSVSEHVSPVLAFGFLGPKEQLSEVCGFFKHQIVHYLKDMFDLDNVRYTTVQLLAEDILQLSQRRSEILLGYLRSETTPEMNGTLMRENGRLEEVN, encoded by the exons ATGGCCTTTCAGAGAACAGAGGGAATGTCCATCATCCAAGCATTGGCAATGACAGTGGCAGAGATCCCGGTGTTCCTTTACACAACATTTGGGCag TCTGTCTTCTCTCAGCTGCGGCTCTCCCCAGGCCTGAGGAAGGTGCTGTTTGCTACGGCTCTTGGTTCAGTTGCCTTAGCTCTTGCCGCACACCAGCTGAAGCGGCGTCGACGTCGAAAGAGACAGATCACCCCAGAAAAGTGTGGCATTAAGCCTGGAGGAGTCCCTGCCCCCGCTTTACCAGCTAAGAAGGTCCCTTCTGTGAAAAAAG GATGCTCCAGCAGAAGGGTACAAAGTCCTAGCAGCAAGAGCAATGACACACTCAGCGGGATTTCCTCCATTGAGCCCAGTAAACATTccagctcctcccacagcctAGCCTCG ATAGTGGCTGTGAATTCTTCCAGCCCAACACCAGCATCTGCGGGACCCTGGGAGACGAGAACAATGGACgatcctggagcagctggtgacTCTAGTGCTGAAAATCTCTATAttcaag GGATGGAGCTATTTGAGGAAGCCCTGCAGAAATGGGAACAGGCATTGATTGTGAGGCAGAGAAACAACACAAGCACTCCAGTCTCCTGGGACAACACAAAACATGAAGAAACAATATCTGAGGAGATGCCTGAG CAGGAGTCCCAGAAAAAGGAGTTTGCAGAGAagcttgaatctctcctgcaccGAGCATATCACCTTCAGGAAGAATTTGGGTCAACGCTCCCTTCGGATAGCATGCTGCTAGACCTGG AGAGAACTTTCATGCTTCCTCTGACAGAGGAGTCACTGAGACTTCGGACAGATGACGAAGACAGTCTGACTTCTGAGGACTCCTTTTTCTCTGCTGCAGAG ATCTTTGACTCCCTTCAGATTGGGCAGATGCCTTTTCAGCTCTCCAAACCAGCTGCTCTATACGAAGAAGCTCTGCAGTTGGTGAAAGATGGGAGAGTTTCATGCAGAACACTAAG GACAGAGCTTCTAGGCTGCTACCATGATCAGGATTTCCTGGCAAAGCTGCACTGTGTCAGGCAGGCCTTCCAG GCCCTCCTGCAGGATGAGAGCAACCAGTTATTTTTTGGGGAGGTTGGAAAGCAGATGGTGACTGGACTAATGACAAAGGCTGAGAAG AACcccaaaggttttctggaaacctatgaggagatgctacATTACGCACTGAAGCAAGATACCTGGCCAACCACTCAGCGGGAACTAGAAGGACGAGGG GTGGTGTGCATGAATTTCTTTGATATTGTGCTGGACTTCATTCTCATGGATGCTTTTGAGGACCTAGAGAACCCTCCCTCTTCTGTGCTAGCTGTCTTGCGCAACCGCTGGCTCTCTGACAGCTTTAAGGAGACG gcCCTAGCAACTGCCTGTTGGTCAGTTCTGAAAGCAAAGAGGAGGCTTCTAATG GTACCAGATGGCTTTATTTCTCATTTCTACTCCGTATCGGAGCATGTCAGTCCTGTTCTAGCCTTTGGTTTTCTGGGGCCTAAAGAACAGCTATCTGAGGTCTGTGGTTTCTTCAAG CATCAGATAGTGCACTATTTGAAGGACATGTTTGACCTGGACAATGTGAGATACACAACAGTGCAGTTATTGGCTGAAGACATTCTGCAGCTGTCACAGCGACGCAGTGAGATCCTCCTGGGATATTTGCGTAGTGAGACGACTCCAGAGATGAATGGGACACTGATGAGAGAAAATGGACGTCTGGAGGAGGTCAACTAA
- the MIGA2 gene encoding mitoguardin 2 isoform X4, protein MAFQRTEGMSIIQALAMTVAEIPVFLYTTFGQSVFSQLRLSPGLRKVLFATALGSVALALAAHQLKRRRRRKRQITPEKCGIKPGGVPAPALPAKKVPSVKKGCSSRRVQSPSSKSNDTLSGISSIEPSKHSSSSHSLASIVAVNSSSPTPASAGPWETRTMDDPGAAGDSSAENLYIQGMELFEEALQKWEQALIVRQRNNTSTPVSWDNTKHEETISEEMPECLLMFKQESQKKEFAEKLESLLHRAYHLQEEFGSTLPSDSMLLDLERTFMLPLTEESLRLRTDDEDSLTSEDSFFSAAEIFDSLQIGQMPFQLSKPAALYEEALQLVKDGRVSCRTLRTELLGCYHDQDFLAKLHCVRQAFQALLQDESNQLFFGEVGKQMVTGLMTKAEKVVCMNFFDIVLDFILMDAFEDLENPPSSVLAVLRNRWLSDSFKETALATACWSVLKAKRRLLMVPDGFISHFYSVSEHVSPVLAFGFLGPKEQLSEVCGFFKHQIVHYLKDMFDLDNVRYTTVQLLAEDILQLSQRRSEILLGYLRSETTPEMNGTLMRENGRLEEVN, encoded by the exons ATGGCCTTTCAGAGAACAGAGGGAATGTCCATCATCCAAGCATTGGCAATGACAGTGGCAGAGATCCCGGTGTTCCTTTACACAACATTTGGGCag TCTGTCTTCTCTCAGCTGCGGCTCTCCCCAGGCCTGAGGAAGGTGCTGTTTGCTACGGCTCTTGGTTCAGTTGCCTTAGCTCTTGCCGCACACCAGCTGAAGCGGCGTCGACGTCGAAAGAGACAGATCACCCCAGAAAAGTGTGGCATTAAGCCTGGAGGAGTCCCTGCCCCCGCTTTACCAGCTAAGAAGGTCCCTTCTGTGAAAAAAG GATGCTCCAGCAGAAGGGTACAAAGTCCTAGCAGCAAGAGCAATGACACACTCAGCGGGATTTCCTCCATTGAGCCCAGTAAACATTccagctcctcccacagcctAGCCTCG ATAGTGGCTGTGAATTCTTCCAGCCCAACACCAGCATCTGCGGGACCCTGGGAGACGAGAACAATGGACgatcctggagcagctggtgacTCTAGTGCTGAAAATCTCTATAttcaag GGATGGAGCTATTTGAGGAAGCCCTGCAGAAATGGGAACAGGCATTGATTGTGAGGCAGAGAAACAACACAAGCACTCCAGTCTCCTGGGACAACACAAAACATGAAGAAACAATATCTGAGGAGATGCCTGAG TGTTTGCTTATGTTTAAGCAGGAGTCCCAGAAAAAGGAGTTTGCAGAGAagcttgaatctctcctgcaccGAGCATATCACCTTCAGGAAGAATTTGGGTCAACGCTCCCTTCGGATAGCATGCTGCTAGACCTGG AGAGAACTTTCATGCTTCCTCTGACAGAGGAGTCACTGAGACTTCGGACAGATGACGAAGACAGTCTGACTTCTGAGGACTCCTTTTTCTCTGCTGCAGAG ATCTTTGACTCCCTTCAGATTGGGCAGATGCCTTTTCAGCTCTCCAAACCAGCTGCTCTATACGAAGAAGCTCTGCAGTTGGTGAAAGATGGGAGAGTTTCATGCAGAACACTAAG GACAGAGCTTCTAGGCTGCTACCATGATCAGGATTTCCTGGCAAAGCTGCACTGTGTCAGGCAGGCCTTCCAG GCCCTCCTGCAGGATGAGAGCAACCAGTTATTTTTTGGGGAGGTTGGAAAGCAGATGGTGACTGGACTAATGACAAAGGCTGAGAAG GTGGTGTGCATGAATTTCTTTGATATTGTGCTGGACTTCATTCTCATGGATGCTTTTGAGGACCTAGAGAACCCTCCCTCTTCTGTGCTAGCTGTCTTGCGCAACCGCTGGCTCTCTGACAGCTTTAAGGAGACG gcCCTAGCAACTGCCTGTTGGTCAGTTCTGAAAGCAAAGAGGAGGCTTCTAATG GTACCAGATGGCTTTATTTCTCATTTCTACTCCGTATCGGAGCATGTCAGTCCTGTTCTAGCCTTTGGTTTTCTGGGGCCTAAAGAACAGCTATCTGAGGTCTGTGGTTTCTTCAAG CATCAGATAGTGCACTATTTGAAGGACATGTTTGACCTGGACAATGTGAGATACACAACAGTGCAGTTATTGGCTGAAGACATTCTGCAGCTGTCACAGCGACGCAGTGAGATCCTCCTGGGATATTTGCGTAGTGAGACGACTCCAGAGATGAATGGGACACTGATGAGAGAAAATGGACGTCTGGAGGAGGTCAACTAA
- the MIGA2 gene encoding mitoguardin 2 isoform X3 has product MAFQRTEGMSIIQALAMTVAEIPVFLYTTFGQSVFSQLRLSPGLRKVLFATALGSVALALAAHQLKRRRRRKRQITPEKCGIKPGGVPAPALPAKKVPSVKKGCSSRRVQSPSSKSNDTLSGISSIEPSKHSSSSHSLASIVAVNSSSPTPASAGPWETRTMDDPGAAGDSSAENLYIQGMELFEEALQKWEQALIVRQRNNTSTPVSWDNTKHEETISEEMPEESQKKEFAEKLESLLHRAYHLQEEFGSTLPSDSMLLDLERTFMLPLTEESLRLRTDDEDSLTSEDSFFSAAEIFDSLQIGQMPFQLSKPAALYEEALQLVKDGRVSCRTLRTELLGCYHDQDFLAKLHCVRQAFQALLQDESNQLFFGEVGKQMVTGLMTKAEKNPKGFLETYEEMLHYALKQDTWPTTQRELEGRGVVCMNFFDIVLDFILMDAFEDLENPPSSVLAVLRNRWLSDSFKETALATACWSVLKAKRRLLMVPDGFISHFYSVSEHVSPVLAFGFLGPKEQLSEVCGFFKHQIVHYLKDMFDLDNVRYTTVQLLAEDILQLSQRRSEILLGYLRSETTPEMNGTLMRENGRLEEVN; this is encoded by the exons ATGGCCTTTCAGAGAACAGAGGGAATGTCCATCATCCAAGCATTGGCAATGACAGTGGCAGAGATCCCGGTGTTCCTTTACACAACATTTGGGCag TCTGTCTTCTCTCAGCTGCGGCTCTCCCCAGGCCTGAGGAAGGTGCTGTTTGCTACGGCTCTTGGTTCAGTTGCCTTAGCTCTTGCCGCACACCAGCTGAAGCGGCGTCGACGTCGAAAGAGACAGATCACCCCAGAAAAGTGTGGCATTAAGCCTGGAGGAGTCCCTGCCCCCGCTTTACCAGCTAAGAAGGTCCCTTCTGTGAAAAAAG GATGCTCCAGCAGAAGGGTACAAAGTCCTAGCAGCAAGAGCAATGACACACTCAGCGGGATTTCCTCCATTGAGCCCAGTAAACATTccagctcctcccacagcctAGCCTCG ATAGTGGCTGTGAATTCTTCCAGCCCAACACCAGCATCTGCGGGACCCTGGGAGACGAGAACAATGGACgatcctggagcagctggtgacTCTAGTGCTGAAAATCTCTATAttcaag GGATGGAGCTATTTGAGGAAGCCCTGCAGAAATGGGAACAGGCATTGATTGTGAGGCAGAGAAACAACACAAGCACTCCAGTCTCCTGGGACAACACAAAACATGAAGAAACAATATCTGAGGAGATGCCTGAG GAGTCCCAGAAAAAGGAGTTTGCAGAGAagcttgaatctctcctgcaccGAGCATATCACCTTCAGGAAGAATTTGGGTCAACGCTCCCTTCGGATAGCATGCTGCTAGACCTGG AGAGAACTTTCATGCTTCCTCTGACAGAGGAGTCACTGAGACTTCGGACAGATGACGAAGACAGTCTGACTTCTGAGGACTCCTTTTTCTCTGCTGCAGAG ATCTTTGACTCCCTTCAGATTGGGCAGATGCCTTTTCAGCTCTCCAAACCAGCTGCTCTATACGAAGAAGCTCTGCAGTTGGTGAAAGATGGGAGAGTTTCATGCAGAACACTAAG GACAGAGCTTCTAGGCTGCTACCATGATCAGGATTTCCTGGCAAAGCTGCACTGTGTCAGGCAGGCCTTCCAG GCCCTCCTGCAGGATGAGAGCAACCAGTTATTTTTTGGGGAGGTTGGAAAGCAGATGGTGACTGGACTAATGACAAAGGCTGAGAAG AACcccaaaggttttctggaaacctatgaggagatgctacATTACGCACTGAAGCAAGATACCTGGCCAACCACTCAGCGGGAACTAGAAGGACGAGGG GTGGTGTGCATGAATTTCTTTGATATTGTGCTGGACTTCATTCTCATGGATGCTTTTGAGGACCTAGAGAACCCTCCCTCTTCTGTGCTAGCTGTCTTGCGCAACCGCTGGCTCTCTGACAGCTTTAAGGAGACG gcCCTAGCAACTGCCTGTTGGTCAGTTCTGAAAGCAAAGAGGAGGCTTCTAATG GTACCAGATGGCTTTATTTCTCATTTCTACTCCGTATCGGAGCATGTCAGTCCTGTTCTAGCCTTTGGTTTTCTGGGGCCTAAAGAACAGCTATCTGAGGTCTGTGGTTTCTTCAAG CATCAGATAGTGCACTATTTGAAGGACATGTTTGACCTGGACAATGTGAGATACACAACAGTGCAGTTATTGGCTGAAGACATTCTGCAGCTGTCACAGCGACGCAGTGAGATCCTCCTGGGATATTTGCGTAGTGAGACGACTCCAGAGATGAATGGGACACTGATGAGAGAAAATGGACGTCTGGAGGAGGTCAACTAA